The window CTCAATGACAGTAATTTCACTACAGGGAATAACGTCATCTTGGCGAACAATTTGAGAGGTTAAAAAACTATGGCGACAATGAAGGATGTTGCCCAGCTTGCGGGAGTATCTACCGCGACGGTATCTCGAGCATTAATGAACCCGGAGAAAGTCTCCTCTTCAACCAGAAAAAGAGTTGAAGACGCGGTACTCGAAGCAGGTTACTCACCAAATTCATTAGCGCGTAATTTACGACGAAACGAGTCGAAGACCATTGTTACGATCGTTCCTGACATCTGCGACCCTTACTTTTCCGAAATCATACGTGGAATCGAAGATGCCGCGATGGAACACGGCTATCTCGTTTTATTGGGAGACAGCGGCCAGCAGAAGAAACGCGAAAGTTCATTCGTAAACCTAGTATTTACCAAACAAGCAGACGGGATGCTGCTGCTAGGTACTGACTTACCGTTTGATGTGAGTAAACCCGAGCAGAAAAACCTGCCACCAATGGTCATGGCGTGTGAATTTGCACCGGAGTTGGAGCTACCAACCGTTCATATCGATAACCTGACTTCTGCGTTTGAGGCGGTAAATTATCTGACTCAGCTTGGCCATAAACGTATTGCGCAAATTTCAGGTCCCGATACGGCGGTATTATGCCAATTCCGTCAACAAGGCTACCAACAAGCGCTGCGTCGTGCCGGAATCAATAGAGATCCACAATACAGTATTGTCACCGAGTTCTCTTTTGACGGCGGTGCAAAAGCCGTACGTAAGCTACTGGAGCTAGCTGAGCCACCAACAGCGATTTTCTGTCACTGTGACACGATGGCAATCGGCGCCATTCAAGAAGCGAAAAAGCTCGGCTTCCGTGTACCACAAGATCTATCGGTAGTAGGTTTTGATGACATCAATTTCGCACAGTACAGTGATCCACCGTTAACGACCATCTCTCAGCCTCGCTACGAGATTGGCCGACAAGCAATGCTAATGATGTTAGAGCTTTTAAAAGGCCACGACGTACATTCCGGCTCTCGTCTTCTGGAGACGAACCTGATTATACGCGGCAGTGCTGCGCCCCCTCAACGAGCGTAAGTTTTTTCTCATCAATTTTAGTTAAGTCACTGTCGATTGAAAGCAGCACTCATTTGGTGCTGCTTTTTTGTATGTTCCTATCAAGATTAGAGAAACAGGGTGTTTTCTCGACTCGTTCTGGATTAACATATTTGCAAGAATTCTTGATCACCAGAAATGACCGTGGCAAACAAAGATTATGTGAGAAGGGGGCGTGGTACCCCAAAAAAGTCGACAAAAAAACAACCTTCAAGAAAGAAGCCTTGGCGTAGTGGTCTACTGGCAATCGTGTTAGTAGGTGGTTTTGGCTATGGGCTGTACTTGCTAAACAATGATCCAGAGCCTCAGCCACAGGTGGTGCAGCAGTCAACGGCTCCAGTCAGCAAACCTAAGGCAAAGACAGATTTACCTCCCCCACCCGAAGAGAAATGGGAATATGTGGAATCTCTCCCCAATCGCGAAGTCGAAGTGGTCGCCAAAGAGATCCAAGTCTCGAAAATCCCTTACATCATGCAGTGCGGGGCTTATAAAACCCAAGCACAGGCTGAAGAACGCAAGCTAGCCATCGCTTTTCAGGGCTTAACGAGCAAGATTGTTAAAAAAGAAGGCAGCTCCTGGTATCGAATTATTCTAGGCCCATACAAATTTAAGCGCAATGCAGAAAAAGATCGCCATAAATTGCAACGCGCTAAAATCGAGCCGTGTGCCATTTGGAAAGAGAATTACTAAACATAGAGGGCCTAGCCTCCTAGCTAGGTCCTTTATGTATTTTTCAGACTATCGAATACAAAGCATGAGAACAACGACACCGTCATTCCGAGGAGCCCCAGCGACATCAGGAATCTACTAACAGCAACTATGTCAATCGAAGCGAGCACTTTTCACATCAGTTCACTCGGGAAGTAGATCCTGAATCACGCTCCTTCGTCGCTGTTCAGGATGACGAGAATTTAGGTCCACTGCATTCCAAGCCGTCATTCCGAGGAGCCAGAGCGACATCTGGAATCCACTCACAGCAACAATGTCAACCGAAGCGAATACCTTAAACATCATCACACTCGGGAAGTAGATCCTGAACCACGCTCCTTTGCCACTATTTAGGACGACGGGCTTAACTTTCTACTTTAATTTCCCCCTTGAATCCCCTTTCCCCCTCCCCCATATACAGTATTACTTCCAAAGAGAAATAATTAAGAGGTCGACTGTGACTACCATTGTATCTGTACGTCGAAATAATAAAGTCGTCATCGCGGGTGATGGCCAAGTATCTCTAGGCAATACCGTAATGAAAGGTAACGCGCGCAAAGTTCGCCGCCTATACAACAACAAAGTACTGGCAGGTTTTGCTGGCGGTACCGCGGATGCCTTCACCCTTTTTGAGCGCTTCGAAAGCAAACTGCAAATGCACCAAGGCCACTTGACCAAAGCAGCGGTAGAACTGGCAAAAGACTGGCGCAGTGATCGTGCGCTTCGTAAGCTGGAAGCACTGCTTGCAGTTGCAGACGAAACCGCATCTTTAATCATCACGGGTAATGGTGATGTAGTACAGCCTGAAAATGACTTGATAGCGATCGGCTCTGGTGGTGCATACGCGCAGGCCGCAGCAACGGCATTGTTAGAAAACACAGACCTTGATGCGCGTGAAATCGCGGAAAAAGCCCTGAACATTGCGGGTGACATTTGTGTTTTCACCAACCACAATCACACAGTAGAAGAGCTAGAATCAACTGCAGAACTGGCAACACCAGCTGAGTAATCGTAACGAAGTAAGGAAAGAATATGTCTGAAATGACCCCTCGCGAAATCGTTCATGAACTGAACCGCCATATCATTGGTCAAGACAAAGCAAAACGTTCGGTTGCGATTGCGCTTCGTAACCGCTGGCGTCGTATGCAACTTGAAGAAAGCCTGCGTGTCGAAGTGACACCAAAAAACATCCTGATGATCGGTCCAACCGGTGTTGGTAAAACTGAAATCGCTCGTCGCCTTGCTAAGCTAGCCAATGCGCCGTTCATTAAAGTAGAAGCGACCAAATTCACCGAAGTGGGTTACGTTGGTAAAGAAGTGGAAACTATCATCCGTGATCTTACCGATGTTGCCGTGAAGCTCACTCATCAACAAGAGATGGAAAAAGTGAAATTCCGCGCTGAAGAGCAAGCAGAAGAGCGTGTTCTGGATGCACTATTGCCACCAGCGCGAGATAGCTGGGGACAAGCAGAACAGAGCGAAGATTCCTCTCATACTCGTCAAATCTTCCGCAAAAAACTACGTGAAGGTCAGCTAGACGATAAAGAGATTGAAATCGATGTCGCTGCGCCGCAAATGGGTGTGGAAATCATGGCACCTCCTGGTATGGAAGAGATGACCAACCAGCTGCAAGGTATGTTCCAGAACCTGGCGGGCGATACCAAGAAGAAGCGCAAGCTAAAAATTAAAGACGCGATGAAAGCCCTTGCCGAGGAAGAAGCAGCGAAGCTTGTGAATCAGGAAGAACTAAAAGAAGCCGCGATTTACAACGTTGAAAACAACGGCATCGTCTTCATCGATGAGATCGACAAGATCTGTAAGCGTGGTGAAAGCTCTGGCCCAGATGTCTCACGTGAAGGTGTTCAGCGTGACCTGCTACCATTGATTGAAGGTAGCACGGTTTCAACCAAACACGGCATGGTAAAAACAGATCACATCTTGTTTGTGGCTTCTGGCGCTTTCCAGGTCGCGAAGCCTTCTGATCTTATCCCTGAACTGCAAGGCCGTCTGCCAATTCGTGTTGAACTTGAAGCACTAAGCAGTAACGACTTCAAGCGTATTCTGACTGAACCAAAAGCGTCATTGACTGAGCAATACATCGCGTTGATGAAGACAGAGGACGTAGACATTGAATTTACTGAAGACGGTATTACGCGAATTGCTGAAGCCGCGTGGACAGTAAATGAAACCACCGAAAACATCGGAGCTCGTCGTCTGCATACCGTTATGGAGCGTCTAATGGATGAGATTTCTTACGACGCCGCTGAGCAATCTGGTGCTAAGTTTGTGATTGATGCAGCCTATGTGCAAGCGCGTCTTGGCGATACGATTGAAGATGAAGATCTAAGCCGCTTTATTCTTTAAGTGTGAGGGTCCTAGAGCCTAGGTTCTAGGACCCTAGTTGTCATTCTTGAACGTAAGCTCAAACCTTGAGTTCCCTTTAAGCCGTCATCCCGAGGAGCCTTAGCGACATCAGGAATCTACTGACAACCAATGTATCATCGTCACTGGCGTCTTAAACACCATCGTTTACGTTTACCACACAGCCAATCACATCTAGGGTCCAGAACCTAGGAGCTTCTAGTCTTCCCAACTCTCATTGACTTGCTTTAGGTCAATAGCGCATCTGCTTCTTTATGCTTATACTGGACAAATCGGTTACTAGCACGAAATATCCATGAAACAATCTCTACAGATCTGGCTCGACGCCGCTCGTCCCAAAACATTACCACT is drawn from uncultured Vibrio sp. and contains these coding sequences:
- the hslV gene encoding ATP-dependent protease subunit HslV, yielding MTTIVSVRRNNKVVIAGDGQVSLGNTVMKGNARKVRRLYNNKVLAGFAGGTADAFTLFERFESKLQMHQGHLTKAAVELAKDWRSDRALRKLEALLAVADETASLIITGNGDVVQPENDLIAIGSGGAYAQAAATALLENTDLDAREIAEKALNIAGDICVFTNHNHTVEELESTAELATPAE
- the hslU gene encoding HslU--HslV peptidase ATPase subunit produces the protein MSEMTPREIVHELNRHIIGQDKAKRSVAIALRNRWRRMQLEESLRVEVTPKNILMIGPTGVGKTEIARRLAKLANAPFIKVEATKFTEVGYVGKEVETIIRDLTDVAVKLTHQQEMEKVKFRAEEQAEERVLDALLPPARDSWGQAEQSEDSSHTRQIFRKKLREGQLDDKEIEIDVAAPQMGVEIMAPPGMEEMTNQLQGMFQNLAGDTKKKRKLKIKDAMKALAEEEAAKLVNQEELKEAAIYNVENNGIVFIDEIDKICKRGESSGPDVSREGVQRDLLPLIEGSTVSTKHGMVKTDHILFVASGAFQVAKPSDLIPELQGRLPIRVELEALSSNDFKRILTEPKASLTEQYIALMKTEDVDIEFTEDGITRIAEAAWTVNETTENIGARRLHTVMERLMDEISYDAAEQSGAKFVIDAAYVQARLGDTIEDEDLSRFIL
- the cytR gene encoding DNA-binding transcriptional regulator CytR, which codes for MATMKDVAQLAGVSTATVSRALMNPEKVSSSTRKRVEDAVLEAGYSPNSLARNLRRNESKTIVTIVPDICDPYFSEIIRGIEDAAMEHGYLVLLGDSGQQKKRESSFVNLVFTKQADGMLLLGTDLPFDVSKPEQKNLPPMVMACEFAPELELPTVHIDNLTSAFEAVNYLTQLGHKRIAQISGPDTAVLCQFRQQGYQQALRRAGINRDPQYSIVTEFSFDGGAKAVRKLLELAEPPTAIFCHCDTMAIGAIQEAKKLGFRVPQDLSVVGFDDINFAQYSDPPLTTISQPRYEIGRQAMLMMLELLKGHDVHSGSRLLETNLIIRGSAAPPQRA
- a CDS encoding SPOR domain-containing protein codes for the protein MANKDYVRRGRGTPKKSTKKQPSRKKPWRSGLLAIVLVGGFGYGLYLLNNDPEPQPQVVQQSTAPVSKPKAKTDLPPPPEEKWEYVESLPNREVEVVAKEIQVSKIPYIMQCGAYKTQAQAEERKLAIAFQGLTSKIVKKEGSSWYRIILGPYKFKRNAEKDRHKLQRAKIEPCAIWKENY